In a genomic window of Leptidea sinapis chromosome 14, ilLepSina1.1, whole genome shotgun sequence:
- the LOC126968086 gene encoding protein TIS11: protein MMSTAIMHQSALYDFGDLFLKSQSRPVQTMSGSLNSPLSGAAAATGAGWEQHPALVRAASSPAQRALAGLLSSLGHRRLERTTSDPAAPPPATSRYKTELCRPFEEAGVCKYGDKCQFAHGIRELRNLQRHPKYKTELCRTFHSVGFCPYGPRCHFVHNAEEARRRESSSPGGSLGSLSSGGSLASYMSDGSRSPRSPHSPLSPQSPLAPHSPPAMSPPAHAPAFAFRRTHSPDPEEERLPVFNRLSSAFGDLVIA from the coding sequence AGCCAATCTCGACCGGTGCAGACGATGAGCGGGTCGTTGAACAGTCCGCTGTCGGGCGCCGCCGCCGCGACTGGCGCGGGCTGGGAGCAGCACCCCGCGCTGGTCCGCGCCGCGTCGTCGCCGGCGCAGCGCGCGCTGGCCGGCCTGCTGTCGTCGCTGGGCCACCGCCGCCTGGAGCGCACCACCAGCGACCCGGCCGCCCCGCCGCCCGCCACCAGCCGCTACAAGACCGAGCTGTGCCGACCCTTCGAGGAAGCCGGCGTCTGCAAATACGGCGACAAGTGTCAGTTCGCGCACGGCATTCGCGAACTCAGGAACCTTCAACGCCATCCGAAGTACAAGACCGAACTGTGCCGCACTTTCCACTCGGTGGGCTTCTGTCCGTACGGGCCCCGCTGCCACTTCGTCCACAACGCCGAGGAGGCCCGGCGCCGCGAGTCGTCGTCCCCCGGCGGCTCCCTGGGCTCGCTGTCCTCCGGCGGCTCGCTGGCCTCCTACATGAGCGACGGCTCCCGGTCGCCTCGCTCCCCACACTCGCCGCTGTCCCCGCAGTCCCCGCTGGCGCCGCACTCTCCGCCCGCGATGTCTCCGCCGGCGCACGCGCCCGCCTTCGCCTTCCGCCGCACCCACTCTCCCGACCCCGAAGAAGAGAGGCTTCCGGTATTCAATCGCCTGTCGTCGGCGTTCGGCGACCTCGTGATCGCttag